In Lycium ferocissimum isolate CSIRO_LF1 unplaced genomic scaffold, AGI_CSIRO_Lferr_CH_V1 ctg10045, whole genome shotgun sequence, one DNA window encodes the following:
- the LOC132041377 gene encoding uncharacterized protein LOC132041377, which translates to MRHRKLKFVVGDKVFLKVSPMKGVMHFGRKGKLSPRYIGPYEITKRVGKVAYELRLPTEMSMVHSVFHILMLRLYKPDPSHVFHHEYIEIDEALSYEEESVQILDHQVRRLRTKDVASVKVLWRNQNTEKGTWEAEKDMKKRYPHLFPMA; encoded by the coding sequence ATGAGGCATAGGAAATTGAAATTTGTTGTTGGTGAcaaggttttcttgaaagtgtcacctatgaagggggtAATGCATTTTGGcagaaagggcaagcttagtcctcgctatattggtccttatgagattacaAAAAGGGTTGGgaaggtagcttatgagttgagaTTACCGACTGAGATGTCCATGGTTCATTCGGTGTTTCATATTTTGATGTTGAGATTGTACAAACCTGATCCTTCCCATGTGTTTCACCATGAATATATTGAAATTGATGAAGCTCTTTCTTACGAAGAAGAATCAGTTCAGATTTTAGATCAccaagttagaaggttgagaacaAAAGATGTTGCATcggttaaagtcttatggcgaaatcaAAATACTGAGAAAGGTACTTGGGAAGCAGAGAAggacatgaagaagagatatcctcacttgtttcctatggCAG